The stretch of DNA GATCGCAGcctttgttaattaattgtgCAGCACCGGGATGGACACCTTTTCTTGCCTCGAATTTTCTTCCCTTCAACTCCGAAAGTCAAAGCAAACTTTGCATTTTTTGGAGGAGGTACAATAAAttctataacattttttagacATTTCAAAGATCATTCTGGATTACCAGGGATCGCTGTGGTTTTTGCTTATCCTTCTGAGCCTGCCAATGGGAAAAAATGAAGGCGGGCAGTGCTCAACAGGACTACTTTTGGGAATCCATCAGTGCTACCTCCACGAGGAGATCTTCCACCGACGTCCCTCCCATCATCCAATCCCCCTGCAAAGTGTCACCGCCAAGAGGCTGCAACTGCCCTGGTGGTGCGCCCTCTTGGAGAGCctcttcctgctgctgctgatgaagCTGCTCCAGTTGTAGAGGAGCCAACACCTTTCGGTAATTGCCGCAAACGGTGATGTAAGCCAAGTGGAGGCGACAAATGTCACACATACTGCTCGTAAATCGTAAATCACATCGGAAACGGTTTTTTCCCCCCAGCTCTTGCCACACATGATAATTTGTCGAGCAGTGGCTTTTGTGGAGGTCTGGCTTAGGTGCTTctaattaaattgttcaaaATGTTTTCCAGC from Drosophila takahashii strain IR98-3 E-12201 chromosome 2R, DtakHiC1v2, whole genome shotgun sequence encodes:
- the LOC108066381 gene encoding uncharacterized protein produces the protein MGKNEGGQCSTGLLLGIHQCYLHEEIFHRRPSHHPIPLQSVTAKRLQLPWWCALLESLFLLLLMKLLQL